The proteins below come from a single Roseiflexus sp. RS-1 genomic window:
- the atpH gene encoding ATP synthase F1 subunit delta, with amino-acid sequence MSASEAQVIARALFDSLTGTALQALRAAASVNGELTPERVLAALPEDAPREIRNLVMALGREGNLDRLPAVVTAFEQMTRRGGARPLTGEVISAVELNPQQRERITAQLTARYGPDLELRFSVDESLIGGLIIRIGDQVLDTSLRTRMAAIQRNMMTS; translated from the coding sequence GTGAGTGCATCTGAGGCTCAGGTTATTGCGCGGGCATTGTTCGACTCGTTGACGGGGACGGCGCTCCAGGCGTTGCGCGCCGCTGCCAGCGTCAATGGCGAGTTGACGCCGGAACGGGTGCTGGCGGCGCTCCCGGAAGATGCTCCGCGTGAAATAAGAAATCTGGTCATGGCGCTGGGCAGGGAGGGTAATCTCGACCGCCTGCCAGCCGTGGTGACCGCCTTCGAGCAGATGACGCGCCGCGGCGGCGCCCGTCCGCTGACCGGCGAGGTGATCAGCGCCGTCGAGTTGAACCCGCAACAGCGTGAACGCATCACCGCTCAACTGACAGCGCGGTACGGTCCTGACCTCGAACTGCGCTTCAGTGTCGATGAATCGTTGATCGGCGGGTTGATCATTCGGATTGGTGATCAGGTGCTCGATACCAGTTTGCGAACGCGTATGGCCGCGATCCAGCGGAATATGATGACCAGTTAG